One Thermoanaerobacter kivui genomic window, GCTGTTTCTGCTCAAAAAATGTACTTAAAAGCTGTAATTTCAGGGCAAGAGGTTGAAGCAAAAAGAAAAGAAGTTTCATTGAAAAAAGAAATAGTGAGGTCCAGCCTATTGAAGGCATTGCTGGTAAGGGAATGGAAGCTTTTTATAAGAGTTCCTGTATATGCTATGAATGTGTTGCCTGTGGCTATAATAATTCCCTTTGTATTTCTTGTTTCTTTTGTGGGGAATCCACAAATTGGGCTTGAAATGGCTATAAAATACACCTCAGCTCCTGACGGCTGGTTTTGGGTTTCGATGATAGGGCTTTTCTTTTCTCTTTTTGTAGCAGGAAGTAACAGCCTTTCCTCTACTTCCTTCTCTAGGGAAGGAAAAATGTTTTACATATCAAAGTTGATGCCAGTTGAGCCGGCACTACAGTTAAAAGCAAAATGGATTTTTGGTATAATTATTACAATAGTGATTATACTTCCTACATATGTATTGGGCTGGTATCTTTTTAAAATACACCTTTTAAGTATGGTAATACTGATTGTTTTAATGCTTATAGGCATTTCCGCAGTAAATATACTAAGCCTTTTGATAGACGCCATGAAGCCTTCCTTTGAATGGGAGAATCCTCAAAAGGCTATGAAGGGGAATTTAAATGTGCTTTTGAGTCTTATACTGACTACTATTTTGATAGGGTGCATTGTTGGAATTGTGTTGTTACTAAAGAAATTATATGTTTCTGAAATAATAATAACTTTAATAATAGGGATTTTGCTCATTTTGTTAAACTTAGGTGTTTATTTATTGGCAAAAAGTGCTGTAAAAAAGCTGTACAAAGGAGAATGAAGGAGGAAGAAAAAAATGAGTAAAAAAGCGTTAATAGGATTAATTTTTATAGTCTTGATAATTAGTACTGTTATTGCTTCCATTTTTCTTACAATGCCCCAAGAGAATAAAAGTGTGCCATCGGTTTCAAACACAATAGGTGTTATAACAATTGAAGGAGTTATAGGGGAGACAAACATATTGGGGATTCCACAAGTCACAGGGGATCCAGTCGAGCAGATAAGAAAAGCTCAAGAGGATAGTACTGTAAAGGCAGTTGTTGTCAAGATAAATAGTCCAGGAGGTTCTGCAGCAAAATCTGTAGAAATATACACAGAGCTTAAAAGGTTAAAAGAAACAGGGAAAAAAGTGATAATTTCAATGGGGGATGCGGCTGCGTCAGGAGGATACATGGCAGCTTGTGGCGGAGATATAATAGTGGCAAATCCTGCCACAATAACAGGAAGTATTGGAGTTATAATGCAGTATACAAATTATGAAGGGCTTTACAATAAGTTGGGATTAAAAGAGATAACAATAAAGAGCGGTCCTTATAAAGATATGGGTTCTCCTACCAGAGATTTAACTCCGGAAGAAAAGAAAATATTACAAGGAGTCATAGATGATACTTATGAGCAGTTTGTAGAGATTGTATCTGAAGGGAGAAAGATGCCTATAGACAAAGTAAAAGAATTAGCAGATGGCAGGATATTCACAGGAAGGCAGGCACTTAAAGTTGGTCTTGTGGATAAATTAGGGGATTTCTACGATGCTGTAGATATCGCTGCAAAAGAGGCTGGCATACAGGGCAAACCTGTGTTAAAATATTACACAACTCCAAACCCTTTGAGTATACTTTTTGGAAGCGGGGCAAAGAGCAATTTAGAAGGTACGGGACTTGAGATATTAAGGCTTTTGTTTATTGATAAATGGAGTTTAAATTACAAGTAAAGATGAGTTTGTTATGTGGGGGTAAAGTTTATGTTTTATGAAATAGATGGTGTCTTTTATGACAAAGAAAAATTAAGTGAGTTTGTGAAAGAATACGATGTATCTTTAATCTTGATATTTGGTGGTTATGCAAGAGGAAAGGCAAATTAATTGAGTGACTTAGATATTGGAATAAAATTTACTAAAAAGATAGATATGAATTTGTATAATTCAATATTAAGAGATCTTCTTATAGAAATTTTTAAAAGAGATGAGATTGATGTTGTTATTTTAAATTATGCAGATCCTCTTTTGCGCTTTGAAATCATAAGCAATTGCAAGATTTTATATGAGGCGCATTCTGAAGCTTATATAAATTAAACTCAAAACAAGGATAACAGGAAATCTAAGAGAAGTCAGGATAATTCCAAAAGGAAGTATTTATGTCGTTGAAATAGTTTATGAAAAAGAAATAGCTGAGATAAAAAGACTTCCAAAGGGAATAGCGAGCATAGATTTAGGGCTTAATAACTTTGCAACTTAACTTTGGAAGAATCTTTAATTTCACAATGATAAGAATCAATTTCTAGGGACAGAGATTTCGAGGTTACCCAGAGGAGTTGCAAGTTTTCTATCATAGAATCCATTGCCCTTATCGTTAGCATTATTGGAAAGATAGATACTACGTTCAGATAGCACGAGTAATTCTTCTAATAATTTTTTTAAAGCAGGGCGAGAAGGATCTTCTTTTTCACAATATTTATTCAAAACTTTTTCAATAGCCATACTTTTTACTGTTTCATACATGATACATCAGACACAATTTTATTTTAACACCCGCAGGATATTATCGGAGAAAGCAAATGGCAGATTAGAAGACTATACAAAGCAATGGCATTTAAGACAAGAAGAAATAAAAAGGATAATACTGTCGGCAAAGCAGGAGGAAAAAAGAAAGTACAAAGAAGAAGACATAGAAGAATGGTTAAGAGTTTCATTACCGATATTAGAAGGTCCATTTGCGGGCAAGTCATGGATAAAATACGTTTTAAAGGAATTAACACGAGCAAATGGTTTAGCAGTAGGTATTTGAAGAAGGAGTATAGTTCCATTATTTTACATTTAAAACCACACAGAAATCGAGGTTGAGGTTGTAGATTCGAGGAATTTTTTCTTTTTTCTTTATCTGCTCAAATACAATATAAAAGGTGGTAAAATTGCCTGGATAATGGAAGGTAAAAAAGTTTTTGAAGGTATACCCACCATTGAACAACTTGAACAAATTTTGCAGGCGCATTAAAGTATTATTTCAAGGGATTTTTCAAATTAATGAAAGAATTTCCACAAAAATGCTGACAGATGATAGTGCAAAATTTAAGAGGAGGTATATATATGGTAACAGCATTAGTTGTAATTTTAGTACTTATTCTGTTATTGCCATTTGTGGTAAAACAAGTAGAACACAATCTGGAATATTTTTTATTTACAATGGGAATTATATCTGTAATTGTGTCAAAACAATTTAGTGCAGAATTGTTTTTCCATATTTTCAAAAATCCACTCATTTACTATATAACTTTGGCAGTTTTGATTGCAGGGTTAATTTTTACATTATTAAAAGAAAAATTGAAAATAGGTGTTGAAAAAGTTGCAGATAAAATATCTTTGAGGCTTTTCGCATTCATTATAATCGTGATACTTGGGCTCATGTCAAGCATTATTACAGCAATAATTGCCTCTTTGGTTTTGGTTGAAGTCGTAAACTACTTGCCTCTTACTAGAAAAAACAAAATAAATTTGATTGTCATTGCTTGTTTCTCCATAGGCCTTGGTGCTGCTTTAACACCTGTAGGGGAGCCACTGGCTACTATTGTTGTATCCAAGTTACATGCCGACTTTTTTTATCTTGCACGATTAATAGGTATTGATATAATAATTGCAATTTTAGCTCTTGGATTAATAGGAACATTTTTTGCAAAAAGAGAAAGCGGGATAGGTGAGCCTACAGAAGATGTTGAGGCAGATGAGAATATAAAAGAAGTATTCATTAGAGCTTTTAAAGTATTCGTCTTTATTTTTGCATTAGAGCTACTGGGAACAGGTTTTAAGCCTATAATTGATTTATATATTGTTAAAATGAAAAGTGAGATTTTATACTGGGTAAATACAATTTCTGCAATTGTTGATAATGCTACGCTAGCAGCAGCAGAAATTTCTCCATCAATGACGCCGGAACAGATAAGAGCTATTTTAATGGGAATGCTTATTAGTGGAGGGATGTTAATTCCAGGTAATATTCCAAACATCATTTCAGCGGGTAAATTAAAAATAAAAAGTACAGAATGGGCACGAATTGCTGTTCCTCTAGGTGCAATACTTTTGATAGTGTATTATATTGTGCTGTTTGTGATCTAAATAAGTCAAGGAGGATAGTGTAAAATTTCAGTAAGTAATGAAGCAGAAAAATGAGGTATAGATGTAGAAAAAAGGACCTCACCGCGAAAAAATCAAAAATCAAATCATTTGTCTGTTTTAAATTTTTTCTCTGCAGATAAATATTGATTTCAAGCACGTCGACAGAATTGAAACATCTACTCACTTTTATACGAATTTTCTCAATGTGCTGTTGACACTTTCTACAACATTAGTTATACATTTACGAATATTTCTTTGAAGATGCACAAAACAGAGCTGGTGGTCAGCATAAGGATTAAAGCCTTGACTGTTTCAATTATACCTGGGAAATCATCACTTTTGCCTTCCATGTCGATACCAAGGACTATGTAAAAGGCAGCTTTTTTAACTTTTGAGCCATCTTTAATTTCACAATAGGAGGCATCAATTAGTAATGCAAATACTGCCTCAGGCAATTCTCTTTGTTTAAAAAGGTCTAATTCACTTTTAAGGTCATTTTTAATTTTATTGAGTTCATCTTCAGAGTAGGGCAGTTGGAGGTTTTTGAGGGTATTCAAGAGAGAAGATTCTGAGTAGCCGTTAATAACTAGGTTTTTTCAAATTATTAAAGAAAGCGGAAAATTTATCTTTAACACACCGATATATTATTCTTACTTTTTTCCACTATGGTAGTTTTATCCTTTATATATTTAGCAAAAAATCTTGAACAAACATATTTGTATTTCAATAAGGTACCACCATATTACTTTGGAATACTAATAGCTATCTTCAATTTGATTGCGGGATTCTTTTCCAGAAAAAGCGAGCAAATAACTGATTTATTTAAAGATAAAGGACAGGTTTATATATATGTAGTATTTTCAAACGTTTGAATGAGTGTATAATTTCAGAAATGCGTGCCTCAATATTATCTTTTTACAATTTATTGATGGGTTTATTTGTGGCTGTTGCTGCTCCTCTACTGGGATATTTGACGGATAGAACAGGCATATATTATACATATCTGATAATGTCGCTAAGTTTTTTATGTTTGATAGCCGTTATTTCTCTTTTAAAGGCGAAAAAAAATTAAAAAAAGGGATATTAACACTTTTGAATGAGTTAATAATTTCCGGAATGAATAGAGGGAGGTTTTTGTCTCAGACATAAACCTCCCTCTATATAAGTTTTATTTAAAAAGAATGCATTTCTATCCAAGAGGTAACCCTTCTATTTACTTCCTCCCATTTTATATTGTTCATAAAGGCCTCTATATAGCTTCTTTTATCAGTTCCGTAGTCTATAAAATAGGCATGTTCATAAGTGTCAAGAACTAAAAGAGGAATTGTCCTTAATACTATTCCTTGATTGTGAAGGTCTTGAAGGTAATTGTGAAGTTTTAAATCTATAGGGTCAAAACAAAGGACAGTCCAACCGCGGGAAGCCATTCCACAGGCTATGAAGTCCTGTCTCCAGTTTTCAAAAGAGCCAAAGTCAAGTGTAATCATTGAAGCTATTATGCCATCTGGGATGCCACCTGGTCCTCCTAAGTTTTCAAAATATAACTCGTGAAGTTTTACTCCATCTAAATTGTAAGTCTCTTCTAATTTAAGTTCTCTGTATTCACTATAACTGGCATTTGCTTTTGAACGATCGACTGTTTTTAATTTTTCACGTATTTCGTTTGTCTTTTCTACATATCCATTGTATAACTTGTAGTGTTCTTCAAGAGTCCTTTG contains:
- a CDS encoding putative ABC transporter permease subunit, whose translation is MREFLSLLRTQMKVYYSISAMRYKYFVKKKDLWEIVLALFGMAVGGGTLLFMYIMYLNSMYAASMLINQPQLMPVTVLLLAQLLTLVFGFFWTISVFYFSDDINILLPLPIQPYKIVLSKYSIILLNEYVTLAFLMLPAIFIYGIGTQAGILYYLVSFIVFIFTPIIPLSIAAIASVLIMRFVNLKRKKDLYTVIVSILALIFFFTIQFFINRIPQNGEQQAIENFILQNANLAKMISRSFPPALWGAVSMTNYNTLSGFLNLLMFIAVSIIFTAVLAVSAQKMYLKAVISGQEVEAKRKEVSLKKEIVRSSLLKALLVREWKLFIRVPVYAMNVLPVAIIIPFVFLVSFVGNPQIGLEMAIKYTSAPDGWFWVSMIGLFFSLFVAGSNSLSSTSFSREGKMFYISKLMPVEPALQLKAKWIFGIIITIVIILPTYVLGWYLFKIHLLSMVILIVLMLIGISAVNILSLLIDAMKPSFEWENPQKAMKGNLNVLLSLILTTILIGCIVGIVLLLKKLYVSEIIITLIIGILLILLNLGVYLLAKSAVKKLYKGE
- the sppA gene encoding signal peptide peptidase SppA, translated to MSKKALIGLIFIVLIISTVIASIFLTMPQENKSVPSVSNTIGVITIEGVIGETNILGIPQVTGDPVEQIRKAQEDSTVKAVVVKINSPGGSAAKSVEIYTELKRLKETGKKVIISMGDAAASGGYMAACGGDIIVANPATITGSIGVIMQYTNYEGLYNKLGLKEITIKSGPYKDMGSPTRDLTPEEKKILQGVIDDTYEQFVEIVSEGRKMPIDKVKELADGRIFTGRQALKVGLVDKLGDFYDAVDIAAKEAGIQGKPVLKYYTTPNPLSILFGSGAKSNLEGTGLEILRLLFIDKWSLNYK
- a CDS encoding nucleotidyltransferase domain-containing protein; the encoded protein is MSDLDIGIKFTKKIDMNLYNSILRDLLIEIFKRDEIDVVILNYADPLLRFEIISNCKILYEAHSEAYIN
- a CDS encoding superoxide dismutase encodes the protein MDKLVAKKYNLVLRGISQRTLEEHYKLYNGYVEKTNEIREKLKTVDRSKANASYSEYRELKLEETYNLDGVKLHELYFENLGGPGGIPDGIIASMITLDFGSFENWRQDFIACGMASRGWTVLCFDPIDLKLHNYLQDLHNQGIVLRTIPLLVLDTYEHAYFIDYGTDKRSYIEAFMNNIKWEEVNRRVTSWIEMHSF
- a CDS encoding DUF1646 domain-containing protein, whose translation is MVTALVVILVLILLLPFVVKQVEHNLEYFLFTMGIISVIVSKQFSAELFFHIFKNPLIYYITLAVLIAGLIFTLLKEKLKIGVEKVADKISLRLFAFIIIVILGLMSSIITAIIASLVLVEVVNYLPLTRKNKINLIVIACFSIGLGAALTPVGEPLATIVVSKLHADFFYLARLIGIDIIIAILALGLIGTFFAKRESGIGEPTEDVEADENIKEVFIRAFKVFVFIFALELLGTGFKPIIDLYIVKMKSEILYWVNTISAIVDNATLAAAEISPSMTPEQIRAILMGMLISGGMLIPGNIPNIISAGKLKIKSTEWARIAVPLGAILLIVYYIVLFVI